The DNA window CGCGCGCGGCTTTTTTACCTTGATGATGGCGGTGGCGCTCATCCGGCGGAACGCGTTGCGGGGGACGCGCAATTCGCTGCGTCCGCCGTTTCACAGCCAGTGCTATGTCGCCGCGCCGTTCGCCTTCGCCGAAGCGCTGGTGGCGGCGCTGCTGCTGGCGGTGCTCATCGGCATGATGGTGAAGAACTGGTCGGCGTGGGGACGCCGACGAGGGATCAGCGCATTTCGAACAGTTCCTGGTGGAAGTCGGCTGGCTGAAGGCCGGCGCCGACCAGGTCCTTGCGCAGGATGGCGCCGAAGCCGGTCGGGCCGCAGAACCAGAAGCTGGCGTCCTTCCAGTCGGCAACGGTTTCCATGATCTGCTTGGCGTCGAGGTGGCCGTCGCGCGGGCTGACCAGGACGTGGAGGTCCACGCTGGCGGCGTCGGCATCGGCGCGCATCCGGTTGAGGGCGTCCTCGGAGACTTGGCGCGTGGTGTGGAAAAGGTGGATCTGGGTGTTGGCGGGGGTGCCGGCGCGTTCCCGCATCTTGGCAACGAAGGGCGTTATGCCGATGCCGCCGCCGATCCAGATCTGGCAGGGCTTGGCACTGTCGAAGGTGAACCGGCCGTAGGGGCCCTCGATTTTAACGCGGGCGCCCTTGTGGAACTCGCGGCGCAGTCCGGAGGTGAAGTCGCCCAGCTCTTTGGCGATGAAGCCGATGCGGCGATTGGCCGGATTCCAGGAGGTGGCGATGGTGAAGGGATGGGCGCCTTCCTTGAGGTCGGTGACGACGAAGGCAAACTGGCCGGGGCGATGGCCCTTCCACCTCTCGTCGACTTCGAGATCGACCTCCAGCACCTTGAGCTCGGGGTAGTAGTGCGTTTCGACCACCCGCGCCTCGGCGCCGGGGAAGCCGATGAAATGGCGGACCAGCGAGTAGACGCTGGCGATCGAGCCGGTCACCGCCATCGTCACGGTGGCCCAGCCGAAGGGCGTGGGCCAGTATTCCGGCCGCATCAGCACCAGCGCGTGGAAGGCGAAGACAAGGAACACCGCCGCCATCACGAAGTGCAGCTTCTGGAAGATCCGGTAGGGAATGAGTTTGACGAGCGCGGCGGCGATCAGCGCGATCAGCAGGAACAGCACGGGCTGGGCGATCATGTGGGCCAGGCCCATCAGGCTGGGGAACAGCGTTTGGGTGGCGGCGACGGCCGGGTCGATTACGCGCTCCACCGGCGCGGCGGCGCTGGCGGCGGCGGTAACGGTCGAGGCGACGGCATTGGCCGCAGCGGCGGCCGCTTCCACCGGCGGGCGGTGACCGCCGCCGGTCCTGACCAGCCAGTGAACGACGGCGATGGCCAGCGCGCCGATGCCGAGCCACTTGTGCAGCCGGTACATCTTGTCGAGCCCGCCCAAGCTCGGTTCGAGCCACTTTTGCCGGGTCGACAGGACCGCCGCGAAGGCCATCATGCCAAGCGACAGAAAGCCGGTGAGCTGGGTAAAGGCGAGCCCCATGCCGGCCGTGCTGGAAATGCCGGCGATGCCGATAGCGCTCGCGGCAAACACGGCCAGCAGCAGGAGGTT is part of the Pleomorphomonas sp. PLEO genome and encodes:
- a CDS encoding ferric reductase-like transmembrane domain-containing protein; the encoded protein is MSKISATLGLFNLLLLAVFAASAIGIAGISSTAGMGLAFTQLTGFLSLGMMAFAAVLSTRQKWLEPSLGGLDKMYRLHKWLGIGALAIAVVHWLVRTGGGHRPPVEAAAAAANAVASTVTAAASAAAPVERVIDPAVAATQTLFPSLMGLAHMIAQPVLFLLIALIAAALVKLIPYRIFQKLHFVMAAVFLVFAFHALVLMRPEYWPTPFGWATVTMAVTGSIASVYSLVRHFIGFPGAEARVVETHYYPELKVLEVDLEVDERWKGHRPGQFAFVVTDLKEGAHPFTIATSWNPANRRIGFIAKELGDFTSGLRREFHKGARVKIEGPYGRFTFDSAKPCQIWIGGGIGITPFVAKMRERAGTPANTQIHLFHTTRQVSEDALNRMRADADAASVDLHVLVSPRDGHLDAKQIMETVADWKDASFWFCGPTGFGAILRKDLVGAGLQPADFHQELFEMR